One window of the Chryseotalea sp. WA131a genome contains the following:
- a CDS encoding OmpA family protein, whose product MRVILLLLLLLPKIGFSQEKPKHPTPILVSHLSEENRILLNRKGAPKHSVFSKVICFKKKCRAFIGWRTYQQNRRFKGWKDNRTREQKRRKPWQTKPLDTLFKPAPIAKVNTDFKKPESAASVDASPKKEEVFILDDVLFDFNSYRLNEQHTAGLDSLIEILNQNKKIIIRISGHTDKSGNERYNLTLSRDRAEAVAIYLIDHAIEEDRISFEGHGSTRPLTTNDTEEGRKKNRRVEIVMIR is encoded by the coding sequence ATGAGAGTGATTCTATTGCTTTTGCTCCTATTACCAAAGATTGGTTTTTCGCAAGAGAAGCCAAAGCACCCCACGCCTATTTTGGTCTCTCATCTGTCGGAAGAAAACCGAATTTTGCTGAACCGAAAGGGCGCACCGAAACACTCAGTGTTCTCAAAAGTAATTTGTTTCAAAAAGAAATGCCGCGCTTTTATAGGGTGGCGCACCTACCAGCAAAACCGAAGGTTCAAAGGTTGGAAAGACAACCGCACCCGCGAACAAAAAAGAAGAAAGCCCTGGCAAACCAAACCGCTCGATACACTTTTCAAGCCTGCACCCATCGCCAAAGTAAATACTGATTTCAAAAAACCAGAAAGCGCGGCAAGCGTTGACGCATCACCCAAAAAGGAAGAAGTATTTATTTTGGATGATGTTCTTTTTGATTTCAATAGCTATCGACTAAACGAGCAACACACAGCCGGGCTTGATTCGCTGATCGAGATTTTAAATCAAAACAAAAAAATCATCATCCGCATCAGCGGGCATACCGATAAAAGTGGAAACGAACGATATAATCTTACGCTATCGCGCGATCGTGCCGAAGCCGTGGCTATTTATCTGATCGATCATGCCATTGAGGAAGACCGCATTAGTTTTGAAGGCCATGGCAGCACGCGGCCGTTGACAACCAACGACACTGAAGAAGGTCGCAAAAAAAATAGGCGCGTAGAAATCGTGATGATCCGATAA
- a CDS encoding phosphatase PAP2 family protein, with protein MKLKYTIVLVALVTLPFSCKDINSGEKLNPLQPANQDETAGGWKPIILTNYATQLPLPAPAATNSASYVAEMDVIKKAQSKLTDAQRNTINYWSVGGVLRWNQVVRKLVAQYNLPPAPRGDGSYIFPDAENPFADPQFPFANPPYAARAYSYVSVAQYDALKAAWYYKYLYNRPAPYTVDSGVKALGPTSDLPAYPSEDAVLSGVTAEMLKVLFPTAVEEITLLAADQRNAALWSGKATDSDISAGLALGKAVATIFTANSTGVFTIPGASGASTTTLSVNIATRGRFRTDGIGAAIGNATQWQALADGAVAKGEIPWISQDLPVRPPMLPNFGKVVAWNMSAGQIVSERPGPPPSTSSEEMKTQLQEVKKYSENATREELAIVYKWADGAGTYAPPGHWNDIAAEYISNARWSEVRMARAFALLNMALHDAAVGCWETKYFYFNPRPSQLDPSIKVKTGLPNFPAYTSGHSTFSASAAAVLSYLFPNDAQFFNDQAKEASLSRLYGAIHYRADIEVGLAHGSRIGSYTVNFAKDPQKDGGD; from the coding sequence ATGAAACTGAAATATACAATCGTCCTTGTTGCGTTAGTTACTTTGCCTTTTAGTTGCAAAGACATTAACTCTGGCGAAAAATTAAATCCACTTCAACCGGCCAATCAAGATGAGACTGCTGGAGGTTGGAAACCCATTATTCTTACCAACTATGCTACCCAATTGCCTCTGCCGGCACCAGCCGCCACCAATAGTGCGAGTTACGTTGCTGAGATGGATGTAATCAAAAAAGCGCAAAGCAAATTAACAGACGCACAAAGAAATACAATCAACTATTGGAGCGTGGGCGGTGTTCTTCGGTGGAACCAAGTCGTAAGAAAGTTAGTAGCCCAATATAACTTACCGCCAGCACCACGTGGCGATGGTAGTTATATTTTTCCAGATGCTGAAAATCCATTTGCCGATCCGCAGTTTCCATTTGCCAATCCACCTTATGCAGCCCGTGCCTACAGCTATGTTTCGGTGGCGCAATACGATGCGTTGAAGGCAGCGTGGTATTACAAGTATCTATACAATCGCCCCGCTCCTTATACTGTTGACAGCGGTGTAAAGGCACTCGGGCCAACGTCTGATTTACCCGCTTACCCATCAGAGGATGCCGTACTTTCAGGTGTAACTGCTGAAATGTTAAAGGTTTTGTTTCCCACGGCAGTGGAAGAAATTACGTTGCTAGCAGCCGACCAACGTAATGCTGCACTTTGGTCGGGCAAGGCAACAGATAGTGATATTTCTGCAGGGCTTGCGTTGGGCAAGGCAGTGGCAACAATTTTCACAGCCAACAGCACTGGCGTATTCACCATTCCTGGGGCATCAGGTGCATCCACCACTACCTTGTCAGTTAACATTGCTACAAGGGGCAGATTTAGAACGGATGGAATTGGAGCGGCCATCGGTAATGCAACGCAATGGCAAGCGTTGGCGGATGGGGCAGTGGCCAAAGGAGAGATACCTTGGATAAGCCAGGATTTGCCCGTGCGCCCTCCGATGTTGCCAAATTTTGGTAAAGTAGTAGCGTGGAATATGTCGGCTGGGCAAATCGTGAGTGAGCGACCAGGACCACCGCCCTCTACTTCATCCGAAGAAATGAAAACACAACTTCAAGAAGTGAAAAAGTATTCAGAAAATGCTACGCGAGAAGAGTTGGCGATTGTTTACAAATGGGCAGACGGGGCCGGAACGTATGCACCGCCCGGGCATTGGAATGATATTGCAGCAGAATACATTTCAAATGCACGATGGAGTGAGGTACGCATGGCACGCGCATTTGCCTTACTAAACATGGCCTTGCACGATGCAGCCGTTGGATGTTGGGAAACAAAGTATTTTTATTTCAACCCGCGGCCGTCACAATTGGACCCAAGCATAAAAGTAAAAACCGGGTTGCCTAATTTTCCAGCTTACACATCAGGGCATTCCACTTTCTCGGCTTCAGCTGCCGCAGTGCTTTCGTATTTGTTTCCTAACGATGCCCAATTTTTTAATGACCAAGCAAAGGAGGCTTCCCTTTCGAGGTTGTATGGTGCCATTCATTACCGTGCCGATATTGAAGTCGGTCTCGCCCATGGTAGTCGAATCGGTAGCTATACAGTGAACTTTGCAAAAGACCCTCAAAAAGACGGAGGGGATTAA
- a CDS encoding D-alanyl-D-alanine carboxypeptidase family protein, which yields MNKKVLYFTIPVILLAGIYFLGPAPSKPKWDLAVPMVPQDPIALENYVATQESKHEIKRDNKARIVWADSSKKKTEYSVVYLHGFSASQEEGDPVHINFAKKFNCNLYLARLADHGVDTTEQLLYFTPDRWWQSSKEALAIGKALGEKVIVMSTSTGGTMALILAAEYPQDVYALINMSPNIQIFHPLAWLSNNPWGLQLARQVVGGNYNLSKPIPGVDMKLQNQYWNDRYRLEAVGQMQEMLEDKMTEHTFKKIKSPSLSLYYYKNEAEQDSTVKVSAILKMNEQLGTPDSLKEAIAIPEAGTHVIGSYIRSKDIFSVERAAENFAVEKLGMKINYGLNPIKIDAYKNSLKANPENELIDLEKFIPNVVLDVRYATTNNFTKEKIYDLPKAYARKPVAGALKKAQEEFNKLGYGIKVYDGYRPYSATVKFYEVMKGDTMYVASPYKGSKHNRGCALDITLVDLKSKQELKMPTPWDTAAKESWADAPVSDPTIAKNRETLISIMEKNGFKVYTAEWWHFDFVGWQKYDVMDIEFEEISKVE from the coding sequence ATGAACAAAAAGGTGCTTTACTTCACTATCCCTGTTATTTTGTTGGCAGGTATTTATTTTCTTGGCCCTGCTCCATCCAAACCTAAGTGGGATTTAGCTGTACCAATGGTTCCACAAGATCCAATTGCTCTTGAGAACTATGTAGCGACACAAGAAAGTAAACACGAGATAAAACGCGATAATAAGGCACGTATTGTGTGGGCGGACAGTTCTAAAAAGAAAACGGAGTACAGCGTAGTTTACTTGCACGGATTTTCGGCCAGCCAAGAAGAGGGAGACCCGGTGCATATCAATTTTGCGAAGAAGTTTAACTGCAATTTGTATCTGGCTCGCCTTGCCGACCATGGGGTTGACACCACAGAGCAACTTTTGTATTTCACTCCCGACCGGTGGTGGCAAAGCAGTAAAGAAGCATTGGCCATCGGGAAAGCTCTTGGAGAGAAAGTAATTGTGATGAGTACGTCTACAGGAGGAACCATGGCTTTGATATTGGCTGCCGAGTATCCACAAGATGTTTATGCGTTGATAAACATGTCCCCCAATATTCAAATATTTCATCCGCTTGCTTGGCTATCGAATAATCCTTGGGGATTGCAATTGGCGCGGCAAGTTGTGGGTGGTAATTACAATTTATCGAAACCGATACCAGGGGTGGATATGAAATTGCAAAATCAATATTGGAATGATCGATATCGATTAGAGGCGGTAGGTCAGATGCAAGAAATGCTGGAGGATAAAATGACGGAGCATACGTTCAAAAAAATAAAATCACCTTCTTTGTCACTCTACTATTATAAAAACGAAGCTGAACAAGACTCAACTGTGAAGGTTAGTGCCATTTTAAAAATGAATGAGCAACTCGGCACACCTGATTCGTTGAAAGAAGCGATAGCCATACCGGAAGCGGGGACGCATGTAATTGGTTCGTATATCCGATCGAAAGACATTTTTTCAGTCGAAAGAGCTGCGGAAAATTTTGCTGTGGAAAAGTTGGGGATGAAAATTAATTATGGATTGAACCCAATAAAAATAGATGCTTACAAAAATAGTTTGAAAGCAAATCCAGAAAATGAGTTGATTGACTTAGAGAAATTCATACCGAATGTTGTGTTGGACGTTCGCTATGCCACCACTAATAATTTCACCAAAGAGAAAATTTATGATCTACCAAAAGCATACGCGCGCAAACCCGTGGCAGGGGCGTTGAAAAAAGCACAAGAAGAATTCAATAAACTTGGCTACGGCATCAAGGTGTACGATGGCTATCGACCTTATTCGGCCACAGTAAAATTTTATGAAGTGATGAAAGGCGACACCATGTATGTTGCCAGTCCCTACAAAGGCTCGAAGCACAATAGAGGATGCGCATTGGATATCACCTTGGTGGATTTAAAGTCAAAACAAGAATTGAAAATGCCCACTCCATGGGACACAGCCGCCAAAGAAAGCTGGGCCGATGCACCTGTAAGCGACCCAACGATTGCCAAAAATCGGGAGACACTGATTTCAATTATGGAGAAAAATGGATTTAAAGTGTACACGGCCGAGTGGTGGCATTTTGATTTTGTGGGCTGGCAGAAGTATGATGTAATGGATATTGAGTTTGAGGAGATAAGCAAAGTAGAATGA
- the ftsZ gene encoding cell division protein FtsZ, with product MFEPVTGYKFDLPKHHKSIIKVIGVGGGGSNAVNHMYKQGIKDVEFVVANTDLQALNGSPVPYKLQLGVTLTEGLGCGANPEVGRAAAIESKEQIRELLAGTKMVFVTAGMGGGTGTGAAPVIAKIAKDMDILTVGIVTVPFSFEGKKKLAQAELGIEAFRASCDTVLVILNDKLREIYGNLSIGQAFGEADNVLTTAAKGIAEIITLAGYVNVDFQDVRTVMLGAGAAVMGTAETRGDTRAMKAAQQALASPLLDNHDIMGSKKILLSIISGEEAELQMDELTTITEYIQGQAGDDAEVIFGHGVDAALGDRIRVTVIATGFANERKAAKKEEKKVHELDRSQISLFGSVDNSVNQRTADLELKVKSDNTTQEVKPVEMPKESTPPPIKPGLPVLEKEREKPIEPITERSYVFDLFDKTENVKEEDDGEESLFADDDDFKVGKEISADQVINEEGLMEVRKTRERLEQQARERRERLKSNRKQEMTKEEFNDKWTLPAYLRRGVKMDNVPHSSEPFISRYNLNDDNNLLGNNKFLHDNVD from the coding sequence ATGTTTGAACCAGTAACAGGATATAAATTTGACCTCCCCAAACACCACAAGTCCATTATCAAAGTGATTGGCGTTGGCGGTGGAGGTAGCAACGCGGTGAACCACATGTACAAACAAGGCATTAAAGATGTTGAGTTTGTGGTGGCGAACACAGATTTACAAGCGCTGAACGGCAGCCCCGTGCCGTATAAACTTCAGTTGGGCGTAACACTCACCGAAGGTTTGGGATGCGGTGCGAACCCCGAAGTGGGACGAGCAGCAGCGATTGAAAGCAAAGAACAAATTCGCGAGCTACTGGCCGGAACCAAAATGGTTTTTGTAACGGCCGGTATGGGAGGTGGCACGGGCACAGGCGCGGCACCAGTGATTGCCAAGATTGCGAAAGATATGGACATCCTCACGGTGGGGATTGTGACAGTACCCTTTTCGTTTGAAGGCAAGAAAAAATTGGCGCAAGCAGAGTTGGGCATTGAAGCGTTTCGTGCGAGCTGCGATACGGTGCTGGTGATATTGAATGACAAGTTGCGCGAGATTTATGGAAATCTTTCCATCGGCCAAGCATTTGGTGAAGCGGATAATGTGTTGACCACTGCGGCCAAAGGCATTGCCGAGATTATCACCTTGGCCGGGTATGTGAACGTTGACTTTCAAGATGTGCGCACGGTAATGTTGGGTGCGGGTGCAGCCGTGATGGGCACTGCAGAAACACGTGGCGATACACGCGCGATGAAAGCTGCACAACAAGCATTGGCTTCGCCTTTGTTGGATAACCACGACATCATGGGCTCGAAGAAAATTCTGCTTTCGATTATTTCAGGTGAAGAAGCGGAGTTGCAGATGGACGAGTTGACTACCATTACGGAATACATTCAAGGGCAAGCAGGCGATGATGCCGAAGTGATTTTCGGTCATGGCGTGGATGCTGCCTTAGGCGACCGCATTCGTGTGACGGTGATTGCCACTGGTTTTGCCAATGAAAGAAAGGCTGCAAAAAAAGAAGAAAAGAAAGTGCATGAGTTAGACCGCTCACAGATTTCATTGTTTGGCTCGGTTGATAATTCGGTGAACCAGCGCACGGCCGATTTAGAATTGAAAGTAAAATCAGACAATACTACGCAAGAAGTGAAGCCGGTGGAGATGCCGAAAGAAAGCACTCCTCCGCCAATTAAACCAGGTTTGCCCGTTCTTGAAAAAGAACGAGAAAAGCCCATTGAGCCTATAACAGAGCGCTCGTATGTTTTTGATTTGTTTGATAAAACAGAAAACGTAAAAGAAGAAGACGATGGTGAAGAAAGTTTGTTTGCCGATGACGATGACTTTAAAGTAGGGAAAGAAATTTCGGCCGACCAAGTAATCAATGAAGAGGGTTTGATGGAAGTGCGCAAAACTCGCGAGCGCTTAGAACAGCAAGCAAGGGAGCGGAGAGAAAGATTGAAATCCAATCGCAAGCAAGAGATGACGAAGGAAGAGTTCAACGACAAGTGGACACTGCCTGCGTACTTGCGCAGAGGTGTGAAGATGGATAACGTGCCTCATTCTTCTGAACCATTTATTTCGCGCTATAATTTAAATGACGATAACAACTTGTTGGGCAACAATAAATTTTTGCATGACAATGTGGATTGA
- a CDS encoding DEAD/DEAH box helicase, with product MSFEKLNLIEPILRALKTEGYTTPTPIQEKAIPIVLERKDLLGCAQTGTGKTAAFAIPILQLLHQDELYKASVGISSLILTPTRELAIQIGESFSAYGRHLKLKHTVIFGGVSQKSQTDALRAGVNILIATPGRLLDLMNQRYVKLDHIKIFVLDEADRMLDMGFIHDVKKVIAKLPVKRQTLFFSATMPKEISSLANSILTNPARVEVTPVSSTANTIQQSLYFVDKKNKKNLLVDLLKDKSIETALVFTRTKHGADRVAMDLNKVGIFTEAIHGNKSQNARQRALSNFKLQKTRVLVATDIAARGIDIDNLSTVINYEIPNIPETYVHRIGRTGRAGASGNSISFCDFEEKEFLKDIQKLIGKPIPVVENHKYPMTVMHVESKEKSNAPHQRRSGGNKSSANQSSSKSTRSGNSWGRQKRYT from the coding sequence ATGTCATTTGAAAAATTAAATCTTATTGAGCCTATCCTTCGGGCGCTAAAAACAGAAGGCTACACCACCCCTACACCCATTCAAGAAAAGGCTATTCCGATAGTATTGGAGCGCAAAGATTTGCTCGGCTGCGCACAAACCGGCACAGGCAAAACAGCAGCCTTTGCTATACCCATTTTGCAATTGCTGCATCAAGATGAATTGTATAAAGCTAGTGTAGGCATTAGCTCGTTGATCCTCACCCCTACGCGCGAGTTGGCCATACAAATTGGCGAAAGTTTTTCAGCTTACGGACGTCATTTGAAATTAAAGCACACCGTCATCTTTGGTGGTGTATCGCAAAAATCACAAACCGATGCTTTGCGGGCGGGCGTGAATATTCTGATAGCAACGCCTGGGCGATTGCTTGATTTAATGAACCAGCGTTACGTGAAGTTAGACCACATCAAGATTTTTGTGCTGGACGAAGCCGATCGAATGTTGGATATGGGCTTCATTCATGATGTAAAAAAAGTTATTGCCAAACTGCCCGTGAAGAGGCAAACCCTTTTCTTCTCGGCCACCATGCCAAAAGAGATTTCTTCACTGGCCAATTCAATTTTAACAAACCCAGCGCGTGTGGAGGTTACTCCTGTTTCATCTACCGCCAACACCATACAGCAATCGCTTTATTTTGTGGACAAGAAAAACAAGAAAAACTTGTTGGTTGATTTATTGAAAGACAAATCCATCGAAACGGCTTTGGTGTTTACCCGCACCAAGCACGGAGCCGACCGCGTGGCGATGGACTTAAACAAAGTTGGGATTTTTACAGAGGCCATTCACGGTAACAAGTCGCAAAACGCACGGCAGCGAGCGCTGAGCAATTTTAAATTGCAAAAGACCCGTGTATTAGTAGCTACTGATATTGCAGCCCGTGGCATTGATATTGATAACTTATCGACTGTTATCAACTACGAAATCCCCAACATTCCCGAAACGTACGTCCACCGAATTGGGCGCACAGGCCGTGCGGGCGCTAGCGGCAACTCCATTTCGTTTTGCGACTTTGAAGAAAAAGAGTTTTTGAAGGACATTCAAAAATTGATCGGTAAACCCATTCCCGTTGTAGAGAATCACAAATACCCGATGACCGTGATGCACGTTGAATCAAAAGAGAAATCCAACGCACCGCATCAAAGGCGGTCGGGAGGAAACAAATCTTCCGCTAATCAATCTTCAAGTAAATCTACCAGATCAGGAAATAGTTGGGGGAGGCAGAAGAGGTATACGTAG
- a CDS encoding outer membrane beta-barrel protein: MKKISLIGCLIILALPGAYGQIKKGNMQFGGTLGYSRYSQDQSSIGQTFNNSNTFWSFLPSIGYFVTETSSLGIGIGYDRFDQISKSRNSSPILIGQPATLYSYDNTNARGQFIVKPYYRIHKIISQSFVFFAEFNGFYGFGSREQTNNSTITEVASNGSITSQTFSNTKLNEKQNTWGVGLNPGIIFFPHEKWGIDLSIGLLGYSEVLGEQSNSSSNLTLQPSFNNLSLGLKYYITK, from the coding sequence ATGAAAAAAATCTCATTGATCGGCTGTCTGATTATACTCGCCTTGCCAGGAGCATATGGTCAAATCAAAAAAGGGAACATGCAATTTGGCGGGACGCTCGGATACAGTCGTTATAGCCAAGACCAATCATCAATAGGTCAAACTTTCAATAACTCGAATACATTCTGGTCATTTCTACCAAGTATTGGGTATTTTGTCACTGAAACGTCTTCCCTTGGAATTGGGATTGGCTACGATCGTTTCGATCAAATCTCAAAATCCAGAAATTCAAGCCCAATTCTGATTGGTCAACCAGCAACACTATACTCGTACGACAATACAAACGCTAGAGGCCAATTCATCGTAAAACCATATTATAGAATACACAAAATTATTTCGCAGAGCTTTGTATTTTTCGCGGAGTTCAATGGCTTTTACGGATTTGGCAGCAGAGAACAAACAAACAACTCAACGATTACGGAAGTTGCTTCGAATGGTTCAATAACATCTCAAACTTTTTCTAACACAAAACTTAACGAAAAGCAAAATACTTGGGGTGTAGGATTGAATCCTGGAATTATCTTTTTTCCACACGAAAAATGGGGCATTGATCTTAGCATTGGTTTACTTGGATATTCAGAAGTACTCGGAGAGCAATCTAATTCAAGCTCAAACTTAACGCTACAGCCCAGCTTTAACAATCTGTCTTTGGGCCTTAAATATTACATTACCAAATAG